A window from Dioscorea cayenensis subsp. rotundata cultivar TDr96_F1 chromosome 10, TDr96_F1_v2_PseudoChromosome.rev07_lg8_w22 25.fasta, whole genome shotgun sequence encodes these proteins:
- the LOC120270909 gene encoding uncharacterized protein LOC120270909 isoform X1 translates to MGNAQSPSSKNPRSVTASRAFSKQELDDLQSLFVSLASQSKSSSKFISPSVFQSYFKIHGPLSSRLIDLITQNRRDGMLTYDDLLITKATYEKGTRDEIEEFVYQLCDVTGDGVLSRFDLEAVLASIHDAVFSPGNVGSSSSLDRDVLQVFLNAATFAKQGEGADSMSFADFKNWCAVLPSVRKALGSLLTPPDPSIPGFQLPQLQYPEDISSDMLILRKEDAWHIGGALSQSEAEEWKLLYHSAINGLSFNTFMGNISSGDGPTVLVIKDTEGHIYGGYASQQWERQSAFFGDMRSFLFQLYPRASIFRPTGANNNLQWCAVNFSSDSIPNGIGFGGRENHFGLFISANFDRGHTFSCTTFNSPCLSKSSQIVPEVIECWGTVVKGLQNEKAELPKGTVLERFKEDRNMLKMVGLANASE, encoded by the exons aTGGGCAACGCTCAATCTCCATCATCGAAGAACCCTAGATCCGTGACGGCGAGCAGGGCATTCAGCAAGCAAGAGCTCGATGATCTCCAATCCCTCTTCGTCTCCCTCGCCTCCCAGTCCAAGAGCTCCTCCAAATTCATCTCCCCCTCCGTCTTCCAGTCCTACTTCAAAATCCATGGCCCTCTTTCTTCTCGGTTGATCGATCTCATCACCCAGAACCGCCGCGACGGCATGCTCACCTACGATGATCTTCTCATCACTAAA GCGACGTACGAGAAGGGAACGAGGGATGAGATCGAGGAGTTTGTTTACCAGCTATGCGATGTCACGGGTGATGGCGTGCTTTCAAG GTTTGATTTGGAAGCTGTATTGGCTTCTATCCATGATGCTGTTTTCTCTCCGGGGAACGTTGGATCGAGCTCGAGCTTGGATCGGGATGTCCTGCAAGTGTTCCTCAATGCGGCAACGTTTGCAAAGCAGGGAGAAGGGGCAGATAGTATGTCTTTTGCTGATTTTAAGAATTGGTGTGCTGTTTTGCCGTCGGTGAGGAAAGCTCTTGGAAGTTTGTTGACGCCTCCTGATCCTA GCATACCAGGCTTTCAACTTCCGCAACTACAATATCCTGAAGATATAAGTTCTGATATGCTTATTTTGAGGAAAGAGGATGCATGGCACATTGGAGGAGCACTTTCTCAAAGTGAGGCAGAGGAGTGGAAACTTTTGTATCATAGTGCAATTAATGGCCTGAGTTTCAACACTTTCATGGGCAACATATC GAGCGGAGACGGTCCAACTGTTCTTGTTATAAAAGACACTGAAGGTCATATATATGGAGGATATGCTTCTCAGCAATGGGAGAGACAGAGTGCTTTTTTTGGTGACATGAGATCCTTCCTGTTTCAGCTTTACCCTAGGGCATCAATTTTTCGGCCAACAGGAGCAAACAATAATCTGCAATGG TGTGCTGTGAATTTCAGCTCAGATAGTATTCCTAATGGCATTGGGTTTGGAGGACGCGAAAATCACTTCGGTCTGTTCATTTCTGCTAACTTTGATCGGGGACACACATTTTCCTGCACCACTTTCAACAGTCCATGCCTCTCCAAGTCAAGCCAGATAGTCCCAGAAGTGATTGAATGCTGGGGAACTGTGGTGAAAGGATTGCAGAATGAGAAGGCAGAGCTTCCCAAAGGCACAGTCCTGGAAAGATTCAAGGAGGACCGGAACATGCTCAAGATGGTTGGTCTTGCAAATGCTAGTGAGTGA
- the LOC120270909 gene encoding uncharacterized protein LOC120270909 isoform X2: MGNAQSPSSKNPRSVTASRAFSKQELDDLQSLFVSLASQSKSSSKFISPSVFQSYFKIHGPLSSRLIDLITQNRRDGMLTYDDLLITKATYEKGTRDEIEEFVYQLCDVTGDGVLSRFDLEAVLASIHDAVFSPGNVGSSSSLDRDVLQVFLNAATFAKQGEGADSMSFADFKNWCAVLPSVRKALGSLLTPPDPSIPGFQLPQLQYPEDISSDMLILRKEDAWHIGGALSQSEAEEWKLLYHSAINGLSFNTFMGNISSGDGPTVLVIKDTEGHIYGGYASQQWERQSAFFGDMRSFLFQLYPRASIFRPTGANNNLQWVSVL, translated from the exons aTGGGCAACGCTCAATCTCCATCATCGAAGAACCCTAGATCCGTGACGGCGAGCAGGGCATTCAGCAAGCAAGAGCTCGATGATCTCCAATCCCTCTTCGTCTCCCTCGCCTCCCAGTCCAAGAGCTCCTCCAAATTCATCTCCCCCTCCGTCTTCCAGTCCTACTTCAAAATCCATGGCCCTCTTTCTTCTCGGTTGATCGATCTCATCACCCAGAACCGCCGCGACGGCATGCTCACCTACGATGATCTTCTCATCACTAAA GCGACGTACGAGAAGGGAACGAGGGATGAGATCGAGGAGTTTGTTTACCAGCTATGCGATGTCACGGGTGATGGCGTGCTTTCAAG GTTTGATTTGGAAGCTGTATTGGCTTCTATCCATGATGCTGTTTTCTCTCCGGGGAACGTTGGATCGAGCTCGAGCTTGGATCGGGATGTCCTGCAAGTGTTCCTCAATGCGGCAACGTTTGCAAAGCAGGGAGAAGGGGCAGATAGTATGTCTTTTGCTGATTTTAAGAATTGGTGTGCTGTTTTGCCGTCGGTGAGGAAAGCTCTTGGAAGTTTGTTGACGCCTCCTGATCCTA GCATACCAGGCTTTCAACTTCCGCAACTACAATATCCTGAAGATATAAGTTCTGATATGCTTATTTTGAGGAAAGAGGATGCATGGCACATTGGAGGAGCACTTTCTCAAAGTGAGGCAGAGGAGTGGAAACTTTTGTATCATAGTGCAATTAATGGCCTGAGTTTCAACACTTTCATGGGCAACATATC GAGCGGAGACGGTCCAACTGTTCTTGTTATAAAAGACACTGAAGGTCATATATATGGAGGATATGCTTCTCAGCAATGGGAGAGACAGAGTGCTTTTTTTGGTGACATGAGATCCTTCCTGTTTCAGCTTTACCCTAGGGCATCAATTTTTCGGCCAACAGGAGCAAACAATAATCTGCAATGGGTAAG TGTGCTGTGA
- the LOC120270984 gene encoding uncharacterized protein LOC120270984 gives MSRPMVLVFLLVILIITSQFEWKQQLANELEAGPAISQKQQRIAEREEAVKERIILSQEKNIQRLNELVQTLQQQLLQCQSSMNKSNDGRNSSSTNTSEIEQQQQTLQD, from the exons ATGTCGAGGCCCATGGTGCTTGTTTTCCTGCTGGTTATCCTTATCATCACGTCCCAGTTCGAGTGGAAACAGCAGCTTGCCAACGAGTTGGAGGCTGGGCCTGCGATTTCTCAGAAACAGCAGCGTATTGCCGAAAGGGAAGAGGCCGTCAAAGAAAGA ATAATTTTATCTCAAGAGAAGAACATTCAGAGGCTGAATGAGCTGGTGCAGACCCTGCAGCAACAACTGCTTCAATGCCAAAGCAGCATGAACAAATCAAATGACGGCAGAAACTCTTCCTCAACAAACACCAGTGAGATAGAGCAGCAACAACAGACACTGCAAGATTGA